From a region of the Sminthopsis crassicaudata isolate SCR6 chromosome 6, ASM4859323v1, whole genome shotgun sequence genome:
- the LOC141545399 gene encoding olfactory receptor 5J3-like → MTPGEIALASGNFTPVTRFILLGFSEYADLQTLFFFIFLLIYAMTVLGNMGMMTLIYIDSRLHSPMYFFLSILSFLDICYSSVVTPKLLVNFLATDKSISFAGCVIQLTFFVIHVTTESFLLAAMAYDRFMAICQPLHYSSVMTKATCLQLVAASYGFGGANSIIQTGNVFVLPFCGPNEVTHYFCDIPPLLRLACADTARAGNILYIFSALVTLLPASIILISYSLVLVAIGRMRSAAGREKALSTCASHFLAIAIFYGTVVFTYVQPHGNDSGRDGQIVSVFYTIIIPMLNPFIYSLRNKEVKDALRRRLQVNVFPR, encoded by the coding sequence ATGACTCCTGGAGAGATAGCTCTTGCCAGTGGCAACTTTACACCAGTAACCCGGTTTATCTTGTTGGGCTTCTCTGAGTATGCAGACCTGCAGACgttgtttttcttcatcttcctgcTGATCTATGCCATGACTGTGTTGGGCAACATGGGCATGATGACCCTAATCTACATCGACTCCCGTCTTCATAGTCCCATGTACTTCTTCCTCAGCATCCTCTCTTTCCTTGACATTTGCTACTCGTCTGTGGTCACCCCCAAACTCTTGGTCAACTTTTTAGCCACTGACAAATCCATCTCATTTGCCGGTTGTGTGATCCAGCTGACCTTCTTTGTGATCCACGTGACGACTGAGAGCTTCCTTCTGGCTGCCATGGCCTATGACCGCTTCATGGCTATCTGCCAGCCTCTCCATTATTCTTCTGTCATGACCAAAGCCACCTGCCTCCAGCTGGTGGCTGCCTCCTACGGGTTCGGCGGGGCTAATTCCATCATCCAGACAGGAAACGTTTTTGTCTTGCCCTTTTGTGGACCCAATGAAGTCACCCATTACTTCTGTGACATCCCCCCATTACTCCGCCTGGCATGCGCAGACACCGCCAGAGCAGGCAACATCCTCTATATTTTCTCTGCCTTGGTTACTCTTCTGCCTGCCTCCATCATTCTCATTTCCTATAGCCTGGTCCTGGTGGCCATTGGGCGCATGCGCTCAGCAGCTGGAAGGGAAAAGGCACTTTCTACATGTGCCTCCCATTTCCTGGCCATTGCCATTTTCTATGGCACCGTGGTTTTCACATATGTCCAGCCCCATGGGAATGATAGTGGCAGAGATGGCCAGATAGTCTCAGTCTTCTACACCATCATCATCCCTATGCTTAACCCTTTTATTTACAGCCTCCGCAATAAGGAGGTAAAGGATGCCCTTCGCAGGAGGCTGCAGGTCAATGTCTTCCCCCGCTAA